Proteins encoded in a region of the Anoxybacillus amylolyticus genome:
- a CDS encoding cytosolic protein: MYVGRDMTELSMMPKAKWKNSELAFFHHALQQIAPYLNAEGQTIHREIMEEMEARGGFEKMEATYTQGTTQPYD, translated from the coding sequence ATGTATGTTGGTCGTGATATGACCGAGCTTTCGATGATGCCAAAAGCAAAATGGAAAAATAGCGAGTTAGCGTTTTTTCATCATGCACTCCAACAAATCGCACCGTATTTAAACGCCGAAGGACAAACGATCCACCGAGAAATTATGGAAGAAATGGAAGCACGCGGCGGATTCGAGAAAATGGAAGCGACGTATACGCAAGGAACTACACAGCCTTACGATTAA
- the fabL gene encoding enoyl-[acyl-carrier-protein] reductase FabL — MKVAVVTGSSRGIGKAIALRLAKEGYNIVVNYARSKEAALQTASEIEALGRKALVVKANVGKVEKIQEMFAQIDEAFGRVDVLINNAASGVLRPAMELEESHWDWTMDINSKALLFCAQEAAKRMEKVGGGKIVSISSLGSIRYLENYTAVGVSKAAVESLTRYLAVELAGKNISVNAVSGGAVDTDALKHFPNREELLADAVAKTPAGRMVGPEDIVNAVLFLLSDQAEMIRGQTIIVDGGCSLLM, encoded by the coding sequence ATGAAAGTAGCAGTTGTCACAGGAAGCAGCCGCGGAATCGGAAAAGCGATTGCGCTTCGGCTCGCAAAAGAAGGATATAATATTGTTGTCAATTATGCCCGAAGCAAAGAAGCAGCGCTACAAACAGCAAGCGAAATTGAAGCGCTTGGTCGAAAAGCGCTCGTTGTCAAGGCAAACGTCGGCAAAGTCGAAAAAATTCAAGAAATGTTTGCGCAAATTGATGAAGCATTTGGTCGAGTGGATGTCTTAATTAATAACGCCGCTTCCGGTGTGTTGCGTCCAGCGATGGAATTGGAAGAATCGCATTGGGATTGGACGATGGACATTAACAGTAAAGCGCTCTTGTTTTGCGCACAAGAAGCAGCAAAACGAATGGAAAAAGTAGGTGGGGGCAAAATTGTTAGCATCAGCTCGCTCGGCTCGATTCGCTATTTAGAAAACTACACAGCGGTCGGTGTATCGAAAGCAGCGGTTGAGTCGCTAACTCGCTACTTAGCGGTCGAGTTGGCTGGGAAAAATATTTCAGTCAATGCTGTATCTGGCGGAGCGGTTGATACCGATGCACTCAAACATTTTCCAAACCGAGAAGAACTGCTTGCTGACGCAGTAGCGAAAACGCCAGCTGGACGGATGGTCGGGCCGGAAGATATCGTCAACGCCGTGTTATTTTTGCTGTCCGATCAAGCAGAGATGATTCGGGGACAAACGATTATCGTCGATGGTGGTTGCTCATTGCTTATGTAA
- a CDS encoding gamma-type small acid-soluble spore protein: MAKQPNKTIAGTNIQEVRQQNAQSAQAGQFGTEFAAETNIQEVKQQNAQSESRKAQNTTRQAPNQSK, from the coding sequence ATGGCAAAACAACCGAACAAAACGATTGCCGGAACAAACATTCAAGAAGTAAGACAACAAAACGCACAATCGGCACAAGCTGGTCAATTTGGCACAGAGTTTGCGGCGGAAACAAACATTCAAGAAGTGAAACAACAAAACGCCCAATCCGAATCACGGAAAGCGCAAAATACGACGCGCCAAGCGCCAAACCAAAGCAAATAA
- a CDS encoding YgaB family protein → MERFDQLVREQLETMEQLLFLQSEIERCKILEAELRTLQHEAKWQAIHDEIEQMKQQLADIQRLFEQQTEEVIRSYQCKEPSL, encoded by the coding sequence ATGGAGCGTTTCGATCAATTAGTAAGAGAGCAGCTAGAAACGATGGAGCAGCTTCTATTTTTACAGTCCGAAATTGAACGATGCAAAATACTAGAAGCAGAGCTCCGGACGTTGCAACACGAAGCGAAATGGCAAGCAATCCACGATGAAATTGAGCAAATGAAGCAGCAATTAGCTGACATCCAACGGCTATTTGAGCAGCAAACAGAAGAAGTCATTCGGTCGTATCAATGCAAAGAGCCATCATTATGA
- the ntdP gene encoding nucleoside tri-diphosphate phosphatase, with translation MLEHPREGESIQIHSYKHNGSIHRIWKETIVLKGSPNYIIAANDRTIVMEADGRTWITREPAICFFYAKHWFNIIGMFREDGIYYYCNLSSPFVRDKEALKYIDYDLDVKVFPNMTYVLLDEEEYERHRKEMNYPDVIDRILKSNVEKLISWIHQRKGPFAPDFIDMWYEKFLSYRK, from the coding sequence ATGCTAGAACATCCTCGCGAAGGAGAGAGCATTCAAATTCATAGCTACAAACATAACGGTTCGATTCATCGCATTTGGAAAGAAACAATCGTATTAAAAGGCAGTCCAAACTATATTATTGCTGCCAATGACCGAACAATCGTAATGGAGGCAGACGGGCGGACGTGGATAACACGTGAGCCGGCGATTTGCTTTTTTTATGCGAAACATTGGTTTAATATTATCGGGATGTTTCGCGAAGACGGTATTTATTATTACTGTAACCTTAGTTCTCCATTTGTCCGTGACAAAGAAGCGCTTAAGTACATCGACTATGATTTAGATGTAAAAGTGTTTCCGAATATGACGTACGTTCTTTTAGACGAAGAAGAGTACGAACGCCATCGTAAAGAAATGAACTATCCAGACGTCATTGACCGCATTTTAAAAAGCAACGTCGAGAAGCTCATTAGTTGGATTCATCAGCGCAAAGGACCGTTCGCTCCCGATTTTATTGACATGTGGTATGAAAAATTTCTTTCGTATCGAAAGTAA
- a CDS encoding ABC transporter ATP-binding protein, translating into MNKQRVLEVKGLKTSFFTDDGEVPAVDDIDFYIDEGEILGIVGESGCGKSVTSLSIMGLLPKGIGKVVGGDILFKSENLVHATEKRMKQIRGNEISMIFQEPMTSLNPLFTIGNQLIEAIRIHTNLSKKEARLRAMEMLKLVGLPRAEEIIDEYPHQLSGGMRQRVMIAMAMVCQPAVLIADEPTTALDVTIQAQILKLMKDLNENFQTAIMMITHDLGVVAEVCQRVVVMYSGKIVEEGDVRTIFKDPKHPYTVGLIQSVPDIREKKERLYSIPGNVPKPGSIKQGCRFAARCAHAFDHCFQETPELYDIDDKGHRVRCFLHQREGEINSDRAVVAGERA; encoded by the coding sequence ATGAATAAGCAGCGTGTGCTAGAAGTGAAAGGGTTGAAAACGTCATTTTTTACAGACGACGGGGAAGTTCCAGCGGTCGATGATATCGATTTTTACATAGACGAAGGGGAAATTTTAGGAATTGTTGGGGAATCGGGCTGTGGAAAAAGCGTAACTTCGCTCTCGATTATGGGGTTGTTGCCAAAAGGCATTGGCAAAGTTGTTGGGGGCGATATTTTGTTCAAAAGCGAAAATCTCGTTCATGCGACGGAAAAGCGTATGAAACAAATTCGCGGCAACGAAATTTCGATGATTTTCCAAGAGCCGATGACGTCGTTAAATCCACTGTTTACAATTGGTAACCAGCTAATCGAAGCTATCCGTATCCATACAAATTTGAGTAAAAAAGAAGCAAGACTTCGTGCTATGGAGATGTTGAAACTTGTGGGGCTTCCGCGCGCAGAGGAAATCATCGACGAATATCCGCATCAGTTGTCAGGAGGAATGCGGCAGCGCGTCATGATTGCGATGGCGATGGTATGCCAGCCAGCAGTGTTAATTGCTGATGAACCGACGACAGCGCTTGATGTCACAATTCAAGCACAAATTTTAAAGCTAATGAAAGACTTAAACGAAAACTTCCAAACAGCGATTATGATGATTACGCACGATCTAGGGGTAGTCGCAGAAGTATGCCAACGTGTCGTTGTTATGTATTCCGGCAAAATTGTCGAAGAAGGGGACGTTCGGACAATTTTTAAAGATCCGAAACACCCATACACGGTCGGTCTCATTCAATCCGTTCCAGATATTCGCGAGAAGAAGGAACGGCTTTATTCGATACCAGGCAATGTTCCAAAACCGGGTTCGATCAAACAAGGCTGTCGTTTTGCTGCAAGATGCGCGCATGCGTTTGACCACTGTTTTCAAGAAACTCCAGAGCTATATGACATCGATGACAAAGGACATCGCGTCCGTTGTTTTTTGCACCAAAGAGAGGGGGAAATAAATAGTGACCGAGCCGTTGTTGCAGGTGAAAGGGCTTAA
- a CDS encoding ABC transporter ATP-binding protein, with protein sequence MTEPLLQVKGLKKYFPITGGIFGKTVGEVKAVDDLTFTVHKGETLGIVGESGCGKSTTGRMLLRLIEPTDGSIIFEGQEVTRLPKQEMRKIRRDMQMVFQDPFASLNPRHTVEKILEEPLIVHGIGSKEERKKRVQEMLEVVGLGSYHAKRYPHQFSGGQRQRIGIARALMTKPKLIIADEPVSALDVSIQAQVLNLLEDLQKEFGLTYIFIAHDLGVVRHISDRVGVMYLGRMVELADSDTLYESPKHPYTKALLSAVPIPDPEYRQERQLLTGDLPSPANPPKGCAFHTRCSACMDICKTARPELKEVEQGHYVACHLY encoded by the coding sequence GTGACCGAGCCGTTGTTGCAGGTGAAAGGGCTTAAAAAATACTTCCCTATTACTGGCGGTATTTTTGGCAAAACGGTCGGGGAAGTGAAGGCCGTTGATGATCTTACATTTACCGTACATAAAGGAGAAACGCTTGGCATTGTCGGCGAATCAGGCTGTGGAAAATCAACGACTGGGCGGATGCTCCTTCGCTTAATTGAGCCGACAGACGGTTCAATTATCTTTGAAGGACAAGAGGTTACGAGGTTGCCGAAGCAAGAGATGCGAAAGATTCGCCGTGATATGCAAATGGTTTTTCAAGATCCGTTTGCGTCACTGAATCCGCGTCATACGGTAGAGAAAATATTGGAAGAACCGCTCATTGTACATGGAATAGGATCGAAAGAAGAGCGGAAAAAGCGTGTGCAAGAAATGCTTGAAGTCGTCGGGCTCGGCAGCTACCATGCCAAGCGGTATCCACACCAATTTAGCGGCGGGCAGCGCCAGCGAATTGGCATCGCGCGAGCGCTAATGACGAAACCGAAGCTGATCATCGCCGATGAGCCTGTTTCGGCGCTTGACGTGTCGATTCAAGCACAAGTGTTAAATTTGTTAGAAGATTTGCAAAAAGAATTTGGCCTAACGTACATTTTTATCGCACACGACTTAGGGGTTGTCCGCCATATTAGCGACCGTGTTGGCGTGATGTATTTAGGGCGGATGGTTGAATTAGCAGATAGCGATACGCTCTATGAATCTCCGAAACATCCATATACAAAAGCGCTACTATCGGCCGTTCCAATTCCAGACCCGGAATACCGTCAAGAGCGGCAGCTGTTAACAGGCGACTTGCCAAGCCCGGCAAATCCGCCAAAAGGATGTGCGTTCCATACACGTTGCAGCGCCTGTATGGATATTTGTAAAACGGCGCGGCCAGAATTGAAAGAAGTCGAGCAAGGTCATTACGTTGCTTGTCATCTTTACTAA
- a CDS encoding ISL3 family transposase — MYSQFIKELIDLPDVLIQKVRKEEERWIFELSLPEQCPLCPVCLKRTIKMTCKKKQWMHGYAQRIGIFWIELPVERRRCGTCGMTFSTSYPAIAPRSVATDAFQQWVAQSCIGTSIQAVARMLKLPYTTVERWFYTHAPSFLSNEIQPKAVCVDEFAFRKGHDYGVAIMDAETGEVYAIEAGKNEEAIGRALAHVSGSVQYVVSDLAPAMKKAIQGICPEATHVVDYFHVIQLFTDALERCRKYLDKGGKKHGNVRYVCRLLSQCPEKLIEEERQIVREWCNESDYLKSVYQSLQHFRYVSKSKDVQQAKRRLEAWIHRYSFCPCSVVRAIAKSLVKRTDEIISCILSPYSNGKMEGTNNKIKLIKRRGYGYRNIQRFALRVRLETANIL, encoded by the coding sequence ATGTACTCTCAGTTTATCAAAGAACTCATCGATTTACCAGATGTTTTGATTCAAAAGGTACGAAAAGAAGAAGAACGTTGGATTTTCGAACTTTCTCTGCCCGAACAATGCCCGTTATGTCCTGTCTGCTTGAAGCGCACGATCAAAATGACATGCAAAAAGAAGCAATGGATGCATGGCTATGCTCAGCGAATCGGAATTTTTTGGATTGAACTTCCTGTAGAGCGCAGACGTTGTGGTACGTGTGGCATGACATTCAGCACGTCTTATCCAGCCATCGCTCCTCGAAGTGTGGCGACGGATGCTTTTCAGCAATGGGTCGCGCAATCTTGCATCGGAACATCCATTCAGGCAGTGGCTCGTATGCTCAAGCTTCCTTACACGACCGTTGAACGTTGGTTTTATACTCATGCCCCTTCCTTCCTATCGAATGAAATCCAACCAAAGGCGGTTTGTGTCGATGAGTTTGCTTTTCGAAAAGGGCATGACTACGGAGTGGCGATCATGGATGCCGAAACGGGAGAAGTGTATGCCATTGAAGCAGGAAAGAACGAGGAAGCCATTGGACGTGCGTTGGCTCATGTGTCTGGTTCTGTTCAGTATGTCGTGAGCGATTTGGCTCCAGCGATGAAAAAAGCGATTCAAGGGATTTGCCCAGAGGCGACACATGTGGTCGATTATTTCCATGTCATTCAGCTGTTTACAGATGCTTTAGAGCGTTGTCGCAAATATTTAGACAAAGGAGGCAAGAAACATGGAAATGTTCGTTACGTTTGTCGTTTATTGAGCCAATGTCCAGAGAAGCTTATAGAGGAAGAACGTCAAATTGTACGAGAATGGTGTAATGAAAGCGATTACTTAAAGTCTGTCTACCAATCGCTCCAACATTTTCGCTATGTGTCCAAAAGCAAAGACGTGCAACAGGCGAAACGACGTTTGGAGGCTTGGATTCATCGGTATTCGTTTTGTCCTTGTTCGGTTGTGCGTGCCATCGCAAAATCACTCGTCAAACGAACAGACGAAATCATATCGTGCATTTTATCGCCTTATTCGAATGGGAAAATGGAGGGAACGAATAACAAGATCAAGCTGATTAAACGTCGAGGATACGGATACAGAAATATCCAACGTTTTGCATTGCGGGTTCGGTTAGAAACAGCTAACATACTTTAA
- a CDS encoding ABC transporter permease produces the protein MFSYTLRRVLMVIPVLLGMSLVVFFMIRAIPGNPAQVILGQKATKEAVAALTHKLGLDQPWYVQYVKYLGGLLQGDLGESIRTGSAVANEIWPYLAATLELSLAAMLIAIVIGVNAGIISAWFQNSWFDYAAMVLALVGVSMPIFWLGLMEQWVFAIHLDWLPTSGREDIRNPVEPITHLYLVDTLLQGNTDQFMQVLQHLILPSVALATIPMAIIARITRSSMLEVMKSDYVRTARAKGLSMFWVVYKHSLKNAIIPVLTVIGLQTGLLLGGAILTETIFSWPGIGRYIYDAIGYRDYPVIQSGILIVATIFIFINLIVDLLYAAIDPRIKYN, from the coding sequence ATGTTTTCCTATACATTGCGACGGGTATTAATGGTAATTCCTGTTTTGCTAGGAATGTCGCTTGTCGTGTTTTTTATGATTCGCGCGATTCCCGGAAATCCTGCACAAGTTATTTTAGGCCAAAAAGCAACGAAAGAGGCGGTTGCTGCATTGACGCATAAGCTCGGACTTGATCAGCCGTGGTATGTGCAATACGTCAAATATTTAGGTGGTTTATTACAAGGGGATTTGGGCGAATCCATTCGCACTGGTTCTGCAGTAGCCAATGAAATTTGGCCGTATTTGGCAGCGACATTGGAACTTTCATTAGCAGCAATGTTGATTGCGATTGTGATTGGTGTTAATGCTGGCATTATTAGTGCATGGTTTCAAAACTCATGGTTTGACTATGCTGCAATGGTATTGGCGCTTGTTGGGGTATCGATGCCAATTTTTTGGCTCGGACTGATGGAGCAATGGGTGTTTGCCATTCATCTTGATTGGTTGCCGACATCTGGACGGGAAGATATAAGAAATCCAGTGGAACCGATTACGCATTTATATTTAGTGGACACGCTACTACAAGGAAATACCGATCAGTTTATGCAAGTATTACAGCATTTAATTTTGCCAAGCGTTGCGTTGGCGACGATTCCGATGGCGATTATTGCCCGCATTACTCGCTCAAGCATGCTGGAAGTAATGAAATCTGATTATGTTCGCACGGCAAGAGCGAAAGGGTTAAGCATGTTTTGGGTCGTGTACAAGCATTCATTGAAAAACGCGATTATCCCTGTATTAACTGTGATAGGTTTGCAAACGGGCTTGTTGCTTGGTGGTGCCATTTTAACAGAAACGATTTTTAGCTGGCCGGGAATCGGGCGATACATTTACGATGCCATCGGTTACCGTGACTATCCAGTTATTCAATCAGGCATTTTAATTGTTGCGACGATTTTTATTTTCATTAACTTAATCGTGGATCTTCTTTATGCAGCTATTGACCCACGCATTAAATACAACTAA
- a CDS encoding ABC transporter permease, with protein MAELARNQTPMPVRQEKEESSSLWKEGWRSFKKNKIALIGMGIVVFFILLAVFAPLLAPYGINDQNLSLRLQAPSKDHLFGTDDFGRDILSRVIYGARISLWVGFFSVLGSVVIGSLLGIVAGYYGRWVDGIISRVFDIMLAFPSILLAIGIVAVLGPSLQNALIAIAVINIPNFGRLIRSRVLSIKQEEYIMAAKAIGMSDVRILFHHILPNSMAPIIVQGTLAIATAIIEAAALGFLGLGAQPPNPEWGTMLASSKEFLTQAPWTMIFPGLAIMLTVLGFNLMGDGLRDALDPRMKS; from the coding sequence GTGGCTGAATTAGCTCGCAATCAAACACCTATGCCCGTACGGCAAGAAAAAGAAGAGTCCTCTTCTTTATGGAAAGAAGGTTGGCGTAGCTTTAAGAAAAATAAAATCGCGCTTATTGGCATGGGGATTGTTGTCTTTTTCATTTTATTGGCGGTATTTGCGCCACTGCTTGCTCCGTACGGCATTAATGACCAAAATTTATCGTTGCGTTTGCAAGCTCCGTCTAAAGACCATTTATTTGGTACAGATGATTTTGGTCGCGACATTTTATCACGCGTCATTTATGGCGCACGCATTTCACTATGGGTTGGCTTTTTTTCTGTATTAGGTTCGGTCGTTATCGGCTCGTTGCTTGGTATTGTCGCTGGGTACTATGGACGCTGGGTGGACGGTATCATTTCTCGCGTGTTTGACATTATGCTGGCGTTTCCGAGCATTCTATTGGCCATCGGTATTGTCGCAGTACTTGGGCCATCATTACAAAACGCGTTAATTGCCATTGCGGTCATTAACATTCCAAATTTCGGCCGCCTTATTCGCTCACGTGTCTTAAGTATTAAGCAAGAAGAATATATTATGGCAGCAAAAGCGATTGGCATGAGCGATGTGCGCATTTTGTTCCATCATATTCTCCCAAATAGTATGGCGCCGATTATTGTGCAAGGGACGCTTGCGATCGCTACGGCGATTATCGAAGCAGCTGCGCTCGGCTTCCTTGGTTTAGGTGCCCAGCCTCCAAATCCGGAGTGGGGGACGATGCTAGCAAGCTCCAAAGAGTTTTTAACACAAGCACCGTGGACGATGATTTTCCCAGGGTTAGCGATTATGTTAACCGTGCTTGGCTTTAACTTAATGGGCGACGGTTTGCGCGATGCTCTCGACCCGCGCATGAAAAGCTAA
- a CDS encoding FUSC family protein, translated as MRLGARIFKTGIAVTLALSLASTMNFPSPVFAGISAVFAMQPTIYRSYLSLVEQVQANMIGAIFAIVSVLLFGHNPFIVGLTAILVIALCLQLRLESTISVALVTVIAIMEYTNANFIQFAAIRFSTIMLGVLAAFVVNLIFLPPKYEKKLYFHITENTEEILKWIRLNIRHVSEHHVLKEDIEKLKEKMIKLDQLYLLYKEERMYLPKNRYQRSRKLVLYRQMISATNRALDTLKVLHRLENELFHMPDEFQQTVRAQLDCLLSYHEQILLKFIGKVKLQQQSDIASEACHEKKRLVEAFYEYNQYGNEHHLFLLIGTIIAYGETLEHLDKLIDSFQQYHKDEEALELTNQET; from the coding sequence ATGAGACTCGGAGCCCGCATCTTTAAAACGGGAATTGCCGTTACATTGGCACTATCTTTAGCAAGTACGATGAATTTCCCTTCACCGGTATTTGCCGGAATATCGGCGGTATTTGCAATGCAGCCGACCATTTATCGCTCGTACTTGTCGCTCGTCGAACAAGTACAAGCCAATATGATCGGTGCTATTTTTGCGATTGTGAGCGTTTTATTATTTGGGCATAATCCATTTATCGTAGGATTGACAGCCATTTTAGTCATCGCGCTTTGTTTGCAGCTTCGGTTAGAGTCAACCATTTCGGTTGCACTAGTTACCGTCATCGCTATTATGGAATATACGAACGCGAATTTCATTCAATTTGCGGCAATTCGCTTTTCGACGATTATGCTTGGCGTGCTTGCTGCATTCGTCGTAAATCTTATATTTCTTCCACCAAAATACGAAAAAAAACTGTATTTCCATATCACAGAAAATACAGAGGAAATTTTAAAGTGGATTCGTCTAAACATTCGCCACGTGTCAGAACATCATGTGTTAAAAGAAGATATCGAAAAGCTAAAAGAAAAAATGATTAAACTGGATCAATTGTATTTGCTTTACAAAGAAGAACGAATGTATTTGCCAAAAAATCGTTATCAGCGGTCGCGCAAACTCGTATTATACCGGCAAATGATTTCCGCCACGAATCGGGCGCTGGACACGTTAAAAGTCTTGCATCGCCTTGAAAACGAACTTTTTCATATGCCGGATGAATTTCAGCAAACCGTACGAGCACAGCTCGATTGCTTGCTTTCTTATCACGAGCAAATTTTGCTAAAATTTATCGGCAAAGTGAAGCTACAGCAACAATCCGACATTGCAAGCGAAGCGTGTCACGAGAAAAAACGGCTAGTTGAGGCATTTTACGAATACAATCAATACGGCAATGAACACCATCTCTTTTTGCTCATCGGAACAATCATTGCCTACGGAGAAACGCTCGAACATTTAGATAAACTTATTGATAGCTTCCAACAATACCATAAAGATGAGGAAGCACTCGAGCTAACGAACCAAGAAACATAG